A genomic stretch from Vibrio neptunius includes:
- a CDS encoding AraC family transcriptional regulator has translation MNLKEEDVKNVIDILISSDSFSVKKLAEYLKVSRSYLYKEFRHLLPKPAGITKKRIENAILRIRQRTGRSLLTISEVARESGVSRQSISRDYSHLLSVKKGKKPVDIIPNSTTESEEKIKFLEDQISSLKQKNEEYEENIKLKVYSDMMKQDLASFTAQKDKANAIKLQNQNDEIIAINKQQISELADLRSQLSELKRKSKTIIPGCNIIAHIKPDYSNISSKMDLKTSMEIFFEMEEKNINDAIDICFTSQPNSVIFFQPFLSCNFESLNITLSKGDVILIESNFPLAKQFKKFLLNISEIPIHSISCKGQELQLANFYCRKNHTNKFSEEFIEKLYKLISYPDQNDGFKSVTLVKPSPSISAVK, from the coding sequence ATGAATTTAAAGGAAGAGGATGTAAAAAATGTAATTGATATCCTTATATCATCAGATTCTTTTAGTGTAAAAAAACTAGCTGAGTATCTTAAGGTTTCTCGGTCCTATTTATATAAAGAATTCCGACATCTACTACCTAAACCAGCAGGTATCACCAAAAAAAGAATAGAAAACGCTATTTTACGCATTAGACAACGGACAGGTCGCTCTCTCTTAACTATTTCGGAAGTAGCAAGAGAATCAGGAGTGAGTAGGCAAAGTATTTCTAGAGATTACAGTCATCTTTTATCTGTGAAAAAAGGTAAAAAACCTGTTGATATAATTCCTAATTCAACAACAGAATCAGAAGAAAAAATTAAATTTCTAGAAGATCAAATTTCTTCTCTTAAACAGAAAAATGAAGAATATGAAGAGAATATTAAGTTAAAGGTTTACTCCGATATGATGAAGCAAGATCTTGCTTCATTTACAGCCCAAAAGGACAAAGCAAATGCTATCAAGCTACAAAATCAAAATGATGAAATAATAGCCATTAATAAACAACAAATATCAGAACTAGCGGATCTACGATCGCAATTATCAGAATTAAAAAGAAAGTCTAAAACAATCATTCCTGGGTGTAATATTATTGCTCATATCAAACCAGATTATAGCAATATTTCATCAAAAATGGATTTAAAAACTTCAATGGAGATTTTCTTCGAAATGGAAGAAAAAAACATAAATGATGCCATTGATATCTGCTTCACTTCACAACCTAATTCAGTAATATTTTTTCAACCTTTCCTTAGTTGCAACTTTGAAAGTCTTAATATTACCTTATCAAAAGGTGATGTTATTCTTATTGAAAGTAACTTTCCTCTTGCCAAGCAATTCAAAAAATTTTTACTAAATATAAGCGAAATTCCTATCCATTCAATATCATGTAAAGGTCAAGAATTACAATTGGCAAATTTCTATTGTCGAAAAAATCACACCAATAAATTCAGCGAAGAGTTTATAGAAAAGTTATATAAACTAATATCTTATCCAGACCAGAATGATGGTTTTAAATCTGTAACGCTTGTAAAGCCTAGCCCTTCTATTTCGGCGGTAAAATAG
- a CDS encoding site-specific integrase — protein MLIERKLITYLYERIDYSHYILNLKINDKIILMSAVNVFLKERTYKSLKTSERYSNILKRFFDFIISNNANITQNFWREVTDSDIREWQGYIIKNRDNKNKKRPKDDTVYLDACIVFDFYSWAERNHFPVLINSTSVDWKFNFRDESKLLSSKGILSGSVPDYANIDIRNTRIKQFRNSSSNKSDTIMEFENIKALVNSYSDPVYPVMFLLALATGMREQGVCSFPYIGIGENDHIRTYPEIKNLVPKDPKEKTPKTFPFTTIEKGNKQRTLQVNMSAWKVICKIYLPLYYRRKKLFKNKFPNKNVDAVFFLNKAGKPVTPKMVSDATNRAKKKLNDQHFHWSFHSTRDWYATMFIIKHLTREQINAAHYDAAIEDALRKQLGHSDIRTTYMHYIRVASLLLATRNGELDFSLGNSDDFWNNIAKTIDN, from the coding sequence ATGCTTATTGAACGAAAATTAATCACATACCTATATGAACGAATTGATTACTCTCATTATATTCTAAATTTAAAGATTAATGATAAGATAATATTGATGTCTGCTGTAAACGTATTTTTAAAAGAAAGAACATACAAAAGTTTGAAAACTAGTGAACGATATTCAAATATATTAAAACGTTTCTTTGATTTTATAATAAGCAATAATGCTAACATAACCCAAAATTTCTGGCGAGAAGTTACAGATAGCGATATTCGTGAATGGCAAGGATATATAATAAAAAATAGAGATAATAAAAATAAGAAAAGGCCAAAGGATGATACTGTATATTTAGATGCATGTATCGTTTTTGACTTCTATTCTTGGGCGGAAAGGAACCATTTCCCAGTTTTAATAAACTCAACAAGTGTTGACTGGAAATTTAACTTTCGAGATGAAAGCAAACTTTTATCAAGTAAAGGCATCCTATCAGGAAGTGTTCCAGATTATGCAAATATTGATATTCGTAATACACGAATCAAACAATTTAGAAATTCTAGTAGTAATAAGTCTGACACAATCATGGAATTTGAAAATATCAAAGCTTTAGTGAACTCATATAGTGATCCAGTTTATCCAGTTATGTTTCTTTTAGCACTAGCCACTGGAATGCGTGAACAGGGAGTATGCTCTTTCCCTTATATTGGAATCGGAGAAAATGATCATATTAGAACATATCCTGAAATAAAAAATTTAGTTCCCAAAGATCCCAAAGAAAAAACGCCCAAAACATTTCCTTTCACTACTATAGAAAAAGGGAATAAACAACGAACGCTACAAGTAAATATGTCTGCTTGGAAAGTAATATGTAAAATCTATTTACCACTTTATTACCGAAGAAAAAAATTATTTAAAAATAAATTTCCTAATAAAAATGTTGATGCTGTATTTTTCTTGAATAAAGCTGGTAAACCCGTAACACCAAAAATGGTGTCAGACGCAACTAACCGAGCAAAAAAGAAACTTAATGACCAGCACTTTCATTGGTCATTTCACAGTACAAGGGACTGGTATGCCACAATGTTTATTATCAAACACTTAACTCGAGAACAGATCAATGCAGCACATTATGATGCTGCTATTGAAGATGCATTACGCAAACAACTCGGGCACAGTGATATCAGAACAACATATATGCATTACATTCGTGTAGCTTCTCTTCTATTGGCAACACGTAATGGTGAATTAGATTTTTCGTTAGGGAACTCTGATGATTTTTGGAATAATATTGCTAAAACAATAGATAACTAG
- a CDS encoding type I restriction endonuclease subunit R → MVSNTNEQALEASIEKALTGHCLEDQKIGISDDPITPYGMQHCGYLSGFPSDFNMQYALDARFFWQFLEDSQEQELAKLKKNNPGDWQRKILERYDRLIKKHGVLHLLKKGLKVDDAHLNLMYPAPLASSSDKVKQNFAANIFSCTRQLRYSLANPLQEIDMVLFINGIPIVTLELKNAWTGQTARYHGQKQYREDRDTTQPLLTFGRCLVHMTADTDEVYMTTKLAGKNTFFLPFNKGYNHGKGNPPNPNGHRTAYLWEEVFTKSSIANIIQHFVRLDGGSKTPLAKRTLFFPRYHQLDVVRRLIAHASTYGVGHTYLIQHSAGSGKSNSITWAAYQLIETYPETNEVSGGKGMEQPLFDSVIVVTDRRLLDKQLRDNIKEFSEVKNIIAPALTSSELKRALEGGKKIIITTIQKFPFIIDGIEDLSDKRFAVIIDEAHSSQSGSAHDNMNRAMGKQDVEAEEDAQDKILQAMKSRKMRGNASYLAFTATPKNTTLEKFGQQQPDGTFKPFHLYSMKQAIEEGFILDVLANYTTYRSYYEIEKSIAENPEFDTKKAQKKLRAFVERSQQTIDTKAEIMLEHFIPSVVNAKKLKGKGKGMVVTQNIETAIRYYRAIRRILEESGNPFKVLIAFSGSKTVDGIEYTEADINGFAETETKDKFDTDEHRLLVVANKYLTGFDQPKLCSMYVDKKLAGVLCVQTLSRLNRSAPKWGKKTEDLFVLDFFNAVEDIQASFDPFYTATSLSQATDINVLHELKDDLDDVGVYEWYEVEDFVSRYFNNEDAQTLSPIIDTAVARFDDELGLEPEEQVDFKIKAKQFVKIYGQMASIMPYEIVEWEKLFWFLKFLIPKLKVDDSDADAFDKLLESVDLSSYGLQRVKLNHSIHLNPDETPVDPQNPNPRSAHGGDSETDELDEIIRTFNERWFQGWSATPEEQRIKFIKIAESVRQHPDFESKYKNNPDPVNRELVYKKILKEVMLRRRKEDMEFYKLFASDTAFETALTHSTQRMVGG, encoded by the coding sequence ATGGTCAGTAATACTAACGAGCAGGCGTTAGAGGCTAGTATTGAAAAAGCACTCACTGGCCATTGTCTTGAAGATCAAAAGATAGGTATTTCTGATGATCCTATTACGCCTTATGGTATGCAACATTGCGGTTATCTATCTGGCTTCCCTTCTGATTTCAATATGCAGTATGCATTGGATGCTCGTTTCTTTTGGCAGTTTCTTGAAGACTCTCAGGAACAAGAACTGGCTAAATTGAAGAAGAACAATCCGGGTGATTGGCAACGTAAGATTTTAGAGCGTTACGACCGTCTGATCAAAAAACATGGAGTGTTGCATCTGCTTAAAAAGGGACTGAAAGTTGATGATGCTCATTTAAATCTCATGTATCCGGCACCTTTAGCAAGCAGTAGTGACAAGGTAAAACAAAATTTTGCAGCTAATATTTTCAGTTGTACACGTCAGCTTCGTTACTCATTAGCCAATCCACTGCAAGAAATAGATATGGTGCTGTTTATCAACGGTATCCCAATTGTCACTCTTGAGTTGAAAAATGCGTGGACTGGGCAAACAGCTCGTTACCATGGTCAAAAACAGTACCGTGAAGACAGAGATACTACTCAGCCACTTCTCACGTTTGGTCGTTGTTTGGTCCATATGACAGCCGATACTGATGAAGTGTATATGACCACCAAATTAGCTGGGAAAAATACTTTCTTCCTGCCTTTCAATAAAGGTTATAACCATGGTAAAGGGAACCCGCCAAACCCTAACGGTCATCGAACGGCATATCTATGGGAAGAAGTCTTTACCAAAAGTAGCATCGCTAACATTATTCAACACTTTGTACGTCTTGACGGCGGTAGCAAAACTCCATTGGCGAAACGTACCTTATTCTTCCCGCGTTACCATCAGCTTGATGTTGTACGTAGATTGATTGCTCATGCTTCCACTTATGGTGTTGGTCATACATACTTGATTCAACATTCCGCAGGGTCTGGGAAATCAAACTCTATCACCTGGGCTGCATATCAACTGATAGAAACTTATCCGGAAACTAATGAAGTTTCTGGCGGTAAGGGAATGGAACAACCATTGTTTGACTCTGTTATCGTTGTAACGGACCGTCGTTTACTTGATAAACAGTTGAGAGATAACATCAAAGAGTTCTCCGAGGTCAAAAACATTATTGCGCCAGCTCTTACCTCTTCGGAGCTTAAACGCGCATTAGAGGGTGGTAAAAAAATAATTATCACCACTATTCAAAAATTCCCTTTTATTATCGATGGGATTGAAGATCTCAGTGATAAACGTTTCGCGGTGATCATTGATGAAGCACATAGCTCCCAGTCTGGCTCTGCGCATGACAATATGAACCGGGCAATGGGTAAACAAGACGTTGAAGCGGAAGAAGACGCACAAGATAAAATTCTACAGGCGATGAAATCACGCAAAATGCGTGGTAATGCCTCGTATCTTGCTTTCACTGCAACACCTAAAAATACAACCTTGGAGAAATTTGGTCAGCAGCAACCGGATGGCACGTTTAAGCCATTTCACCTTTATTCGATGAAGCAGGCGATTGAAGAAGGTTTCATTCTAGATGTGCTAGCCAACTATACGACTTACAGAAGCTATTACGAGATTGAAAAGTCGATAGCTGAAAACCCTGAGTTTGATACCAAGAAAGCTCAGAAGAAACTGAGGGCTTTTGTTGAGCGCAGTCAACAGACGATCGATACGAAAGCTGAAATCATGCTGGAGCACTTTATACCTTCAGTCGTTAACGCTAAGAAGTTAAAAGGCAAGGGTAAAGGTATGGTTGTTACTCAGAACATTGAGACTGCTATACGTTATTACCGAGCTATTCGCCGTATTCTTGAAGAGTCAGGTAACCCTTTCAAAGTTCTGATTGCTTTTTCTGGTTCAAAAACTGTTGATGGTATTGAATACACTGAAGCTGATATTAACGGCTTCGCAGAAACGGAAACGAAAGACAAATTTGATACGGATGAACATCGCTTATTAGTCGTGGCAAACAAATACCTTACAGGGTTTGATCAACCAAAGCTTTGCTCTATGTATGTAGACAAAAAACTTGCAGGTGTTCTGTGTGTTCAAACATTATCTCGACTCAACCGCAGTGCGCCTAAATGGGGTAAGAAAACGGAAGATTTGTTTGTCCTGGACTTCTTTAACGCAGTAGAAGATATACAAGCATCATTTGATCCTTTCTATACCGCCACATCTCTCTCTCAAGCGACTGATATTAATGTCCTGCATGAGTTGAAAGATGACCTAGATGATGTTGGTGTATATGAATGGTATGAAGTTGAAGATTTTGTCTCTCGCTATTTTAATAACGAAGATGCACAAACGTTAAGCCCCATCATTGATACCGCAGTAGCTCGATTCGATGATGAGCTTGGTCTAGAGCCAGAAGAACAGGTTGATTTCAAGATTAAAGCCAAACAGTTCGTAAAAATTTACGGTCAGATGGCGTCAATCATGCCATATGAAATTGTCGAATGGGAAAAACTATTTTGGTTCCTTAAGTTTCTGATTCCAAAACTGAAGGTAGATGACTCAGATGCAGATGCTTTCGATAAGCTTTTAGAGTCGGTTGATTTGAGTTCATATGGGTTGCAGAGAGTTAAGCTCAATCATTCTATTCATCTAAATCCTGACGAAACACCAGTTGACCCTCAAAACCCTAACCCTAGAAGTGCTCATGGGGGTGACTCTGAAACTGATGAGCTTGATGAAATCATCCGTACCTTTAACGAGCGCTGGTTCCAAGGGTGGAGCGCCACGCCAGAAGAACAACGTATCAAGTTTATCAAGATTGCCGAGAGTGTTCGTCAACACCCGGATTTTGAATCGAAATACAAAAATAACCCAGACCCGGTCAACCGAGAGCTGGTGTATAAAAAAATACTTAAGGAAGTCATGCTTCGCCGCCGGAAAGAAGACATGGAGTTTTACAAGCTATTTGCTTCTGATACAGCATTCGAGACTGCGTTGACGCATAGTACGCAGCGTATGGTTGGTGGTTGA
- a CDS encoding DUF262 domain-containing HNH endonuclease family protein, with protein MSSKVETELLSLQTIATKDLGFVIPCYQRPYVWREEEVIKLFDDIRDAYLAKEPHYFIGSVLSALNGDKSEYELIDGQQRTTTLMLLSLAFKAVGIETQLAHVSIKGENPRLTFEIRESVRNLLGSYAGLDKITKPGEEDIRKDEYLVHLEANLTILKQQVDKLAEQSDFDIHGFADYIFNQVQWVNNIVPASMDLNRLFSSLNTGGIQLEPVDLLKAKLFKHIKTPTDKAIYSSIWQACEHTDNYFERNLRQIFKSADWQKLEYADLANYQAERFPLASSSNSVQRVGKSIAEIASGSLDFDIEPEQPENQSDDFDDETVYCRSIISFELLLIHTLRIFCTQKLWDDLVPRIRASNLMLCFERLLQQDERTIKSFIELLWQVRYQFDTWVVKWVEHDDREDAQLRLTSISKNKAYINRKAKELGLLAQLQAVRNFTGDRSAQYWLTAFLSRLVAEPKAKDEDVVTLLERIDNQMSLTRETQKEASFKLASGISPQTIPWEEQAIYLKSSLGTRFEHYWFQKLEYLLWKNGDKANDDKLKRYRITSKNSVEHVHPQNEEYHHQLERSPLNAFGNLVLLSPGENSSYSNQTVAKKKADFDSKPRYDALKLKDIFETYTQSDNQWSANEIEKHQQNMLTLLETHYTRGVTDGQ; from the coding sequence ATGAGTTCAAAGGTTGAAACAGAGCTGCTTTCATTACAAACCATAGCGACAAAGGATTTGGGCTTCGTTATTCCTTGCTACCAGCGCCCTTACGTTTGGCGTGAAGAAGAAGTGATTAAGTTATTTGACGACATTCGCGATGCTTATTTAGCTAAAGAGCCTCATTACTTTATCGGTAGCGTCTTGAGTGCGTTAAATGGTGATAAAAGCGAATATGAACTGATCGATGGGCAGCAAAGAACCACAACATTGATGTTGTTATCACTTGCCTTCAAGGCAGTAGGTATCGAGACTCAGCTGGCTCATGTGAGTATCAAAGGTGAAAATCCAAGGTTAACGTTCGAAATCAGAGAGTCAGTGCGTAACTTGCTTGGCAGCTACGCGGGACTGGACAAAATTACGAAACCCGGTGAAGAAGATATTCGTAAGGATGAGTATTTAGTACATCTGGAAGCTAACCTTACGATTTTGAAGCAGCAAGTCGATAAGTTGGCCGAGCAATCAGACTTCGATATTCATGGTTTTGCTGACTACATTTTTAACCAAGTGCAGTGGGTAAATAATATTGTTCCAGCATCTATGGATCTTAATCGCTTGTTTTCGAGCTTAAATACTGGTGGCATACAGCTAGAACCAGTCGATTTATTGAAGGCCAAGCTGTTCAAGCACATTAAAACTCCAACTGACAAAGCTATATACAGCAGTATTTGGCAAGCCTGCGAACATACCGATAACTATTTTGAGCGCAATCTCAGACAGATATTCAAAAGTGCCGACTGGCAAAAACTGGAGTATGCAGATCTTGCCAATTATCAGGCAGAGAGATTTCCTCTAGCCAGTTCTAGTAATAGTGTTCAACGAGTTGGTAAGTCAATTGCAGAGATAGCATCAGGATCGTTGGACTTTGATATTGAACCTGAACAACCTGAAAATCAAAGCGATGATTTTGATGATGAGACCGTTTATTGCCGTTCAATTATAAGTTTTGAATTGCTGTTGATTCATACGCTCAGAATTTTTTGTACCCAGAAATTGTGGGATGATCTTGTCCCCCGTATTCGTGCTAGCAATCTGATGTTGTGTTTTGAACGGCTACTACAACAAGATGAACGAACCATTAAATCGTTTATAGAGTTGTTATGGCAGGTTCGTTATCAGTTCGATACCTGGGTTGTAAAATGGGTTGAGCATGATGACAGAGAAGATGCCCAGCTACGTTTAACCTCGATCAGTAAGAATAAAGCCTATATCAACCGTAAAGCCAAAGAACTTGGTTTATTGGCACAGTTGCAAGCGGTACGTAACTTTACCGGTGATCGCTCAGCCCAGTATTGGTTGACAGCGTTTCTAAGTCGGTTGGTTGCGGAGCCGAAAGCGAAAGACGAAGACGTGGTTACGCTGCTGGAACGCATCGATAATCAAATGTCGCTTACCCGTGAAACGCAAAAAGAAGCCAGTTTTAAACTTGCATCAGGGATATCGCCACAAACAATTCCTTGGGAAGAACAAGCCATATATCTTAAAAGCTCTTTGGGAACTCGATTCGAACATTATTGGTTTCAGAAGCTGGAATACTTGCTCTGGAAAAACGGTGATAAAGCCAATGATGATAAGTTAAAACGTTATCGGATTACTTCGAAAAACTCGGTTGAGCACGTTCACCCTCAAAATGAAGAGTATCATCATCAGCTTGAAAGGAGTCCATTGAATGCTTTTGGTAATTTAGTGCTTCTAAGCCCGGGAGAAAACTCGTCATACAGCAACCAAACGGTAGCAAAGAAAAAAGCGGATTTCGATTCTAAGCCACGTTATGACGCGTTGAAGCTGAAAGATATTTTTGAAACATACACGCAATCAGATAACCAATGGTCTGCCAACGAAATAGAAAAACATCAACAGAACATGTTGACATTGTTGGAAACACATTATACACGAGGAGTAACCGATGGTCAGTAA
- a CDS encoding DUF4268 domain-containing protein: MFTVNHQTNRISPVKTKKFSELGFSERKHLQEWLAHQPDALGEELLIIQKEFDGFDDTRERLDLLALDKDGNLVIIENKLDDSGRDVVWQALKYASYCASLTKGQIVDIYQQYLDRYEPLQGERDLLNQPQNAVQRICEFLDAPDLDEIKLNLGNSQRLMLVAANFRKEVTSTALWLLGQGLSIQCFKVTPYALDEQLLINIDQIIPTPEAKELMIGINAKEAEEKTTEVVLKNRHSVRREYWEKALEVFQKSDCNLYDNISTTKDHWLCAGSGVTGCPFSLIFNQKELRVELWLSRSNGEENKWLFDQLFEQKDQIDSAFGEPLEWLRLDDKKQSRIQFSCKVEGFNKDIWHDHITWHLEHMVKLEKALKASLLQASERLKHKDVK; encoded by the coding sequence ATGTTTACGGTCAATCATCAAACTAATCGCATCAGTCCGGTAAAAACTAAGAAGTTCAGTGAGCTAGGCTTCTCTGAGCGCAAACATCTTCAGGAGTGGTTGGCCCATCAGCCGGATGCATTAGGGGAAGAACTCCTTATTATTCAAAAAGAGTTCGATGGCTTTGATGATACCCGTGAACGCCTTGACTTATTGGCTCTGGATAAAGATGGCAATCTGGTCATTATCGAGAACAAACTTGATGACTCCGGTCGTGATGTGGTTTGGCAGGCACTTAAGTACGCTTCTTACTGTGCCAGCCTGACTAAGGGGCAGATTGTTGATATTTATCAGCAGTATTTGGACCGGTATGAACCGCTGCAAGGTGAACGTGATTTATTAAACCAGCCACAAAACGCAGTGCAGCGTATCTGTGAATTCTTAGATGCCCCAGATTTGGATGAAATTAAACTTAACCTCGGCAACAGCCAGCGCCTGATGTTAGTGGCAGCCAATTTCCGTAAAGAGGTGACCAGTACTGCGTTGTGGTTGCTTGGGCAAGGGCTAAGCATCCAGTGCTTTAAAGTTACCCCTTATGCCCTTGATGAGCAGCTTCTTATCAATATCGACCAAATCATTCCTACCCCAGAAGCTAAAGAGCTGATGATTGGCATCAATGCCAAAGAAGCGGAAGAAAAAACCACAGAAGTGGTTTTGAAGAATCGTCACTCGGTAAGGCGAGAGTATTGGGAAAAGGCTTTAGAAGTGTTTCAAAAGAGTGATTGCAACCTGTATGACAATATCAGCACAACCAAAGATCACTGGCTCTGCGCTGGTTCCGGTGTAACCGGTTGCCCGTTCAGCCTGATTTTTAATCAAAAGGAACTTCGTGTTGAGTTGTGGTTAAGTCGTAGCAACGGTGAAGAAAACAAATGGTTATTTGATCAATTGTTCGAACAAAAAGATCAGATTGATTCTGCATTTGGAGAACCTCTTGAGTGGCTTCGTCTAGATGACAAGAAACAATCTCGAATCCAGTTCTCCTGTAAAGTGGAAGGCTTTAACAAAGACATTTGGCATGATCATATTACCTGGCATCTTGAGCATATGGTTAAACTGGAAAAGGCACTTAAGGCATCACTTCTGCAAGCTTCTGAAAGATTAAAACATAAGGATGTGAAATGA
- a CDS encoding restriction endonuclease subunit S, with product MPKYESFKCSGVDTLGAIPSHWNIARFHDVFKFGKGLNITKENLQDDGISCINYGEIHSKYGFELDPSVHSLKCVDEEYLHKNEKSLLKRGDFIFADTSEDFDGSGNFTYLKADAQVFAGYHTLIARLKMELNERYLAYVLESMAFRLQVRRAVKGVKVFSITQNILKGTKVWFADEKEQELIVKYLDRKIKLLDKAIAIKEKQVCLLKEQKKIVIQNAVTEGIYQNLSMRDSGIDWIGVIPEHWEVKRAKYIFDEVDERSKTGDEELLSVSHMTGVTPRSEKNVNMFMAEDYSGSKLCRENDLVINIMWAWMGALGVSNQVGIVSPSYGVYRQKVKDTFNPVYLEYLLKSTKYVEYYNKVSTGLHSSRLRFYGHMLFAMKIGYPPIDEQNEIISYLDEQTKLIDEAVKVQDEQIVKLTEFKTSLINSVVTGKIKITPEMVED from the coding sequence ATGCCTAAATATGAATCTTTTAAGTGTTCTGGAGTTGACACGCTTGGGGCAATACCATCGCATTGGAATATCGCTCGTTTTCATGACGTTTTTAAATTTGGCAAAGGGCTAAATATAACAAAAGAAAATCTACAGGATGATGGTATTTCTTGCATAAATTATGGGGAGATACATTCCAAGTATGGATTTGAACTTGATCCCAGTGTTCATTCATTAAAATGTGTGGATGAGGAGTATTTACATAAAAATGAAAAGTCTCTACTGAAACGTGGGGATTTTATCTTTGCAGATACTTCTGAGGATTTTGATGGTTCAGGAAATTTCACTTATCTAAAAGCAGATGCTCAAGTTTTTGCTGGGTACCATACGTTAATAGCTCGTTTGAAAATGGAGCTAAATGAAAGGTATTTGGCTTATGTTCTAGAATCGATGGCTTTTCGACTACAAGTTCGCAGAGCTGTAAAAGGTGTCAAAGTATTCAGTATAACGCAGAATATTTTGAAGGGTACAAAAGTTTGGTTTGCAGATGAAAAAGAGCAAGAGCTAATAGTTAAATACTTAGATAGAAAAATAAAGCTACTTGATAAAGCTATTGCTATCAAAGAAAAACAAGTGTGCCTTTTAAAAGAGCAGAAAAAGATTGTCATTCAGAATGCCGTTACGGAAGGTATTTATCAAAACCTATCAATGAGAGATTCGGGTATAGATTGGATTGGTGTGATTCCCGAACACTGGGAAGTAAAACGGGCTAAGTATATTTTCGATGAAGTTGATGAACGCTCGAAAACTGGTGATGAAGAGTTATTGTCGGTTTCTCATATGACAGGCGTAACCCCGCGTTCTGAAAAAAATGTAAACATGTTTATGGCCGAAGATTACTCAGGCTCCAAGCTATGCAGAGAAAATGATTTAGTTATTAATATTATGTGGGCATGGATGGGAGCTTTGGGCGTATCTAATCAAGTAGGTATCGTTAGCCCATCGTATGGTGTTTATAGACAAAAAGTGAAAGATACTTTCAATCCGGTTTATTTGGAGTACCTACTAAAAAGTACCAAATATGTTGAGTACTACAACAAAGTTTCTACTGGTCTTCACTCTTCTCGATTGCGTTTCTATGGTCATATGCTGTTTGCCATGAAGATAGGATATCCACCTATAGATGAACAGAATGAAATTATTTCTTATTTAGATGAACAAACAAAACTTATTGATGAAGCAGTCAAAGTTCAGGATGAGCAGATAGTTAAGCTTACAGAGTTTAAAACTTCTTTAATTAATTCTGTAGTTACCGGAAAAATCAAAATAACGCCTGAAATGGTAGAAGACTAA